A genomic stretch from Macadamia integrifolia cultivar HAES 741 unplaced genomic scaffold, SCU_Mint_v3 scaffold1890, whole genome shotgun sequence includes:
- the LOC122065134 gene encoding polygalacturonase non-catalytic subunit AroGP2-like: MTHAILFLGLLIVAYFGDSQAENAFSQYWEEHIGLPDPPQWLISKTSPLSLDQLAMFMKLMEENELASHMHSFCKQANVACSTNALMKKIYDTNLPSIIPLTDAKKIYEGLPEETPMSIASQGGLLFFRESVVKERNVMPIPDLRDPMSYISFLPRPLASKIPFSFARIDELKKLFGVVDDSNMDEYIQDTLKICEKSSIQCLHCTCATSAEDLIDFIIEKLGHHVGIWSTENVEGSYENVTIGAMKLIYGNLSEPPVICHSQPFPFQVYFCHILQKVKVYAVDIHARKKVNHAIMACHYDTSTWNPNHLAFKLLGFGPGLIEVCHWMNKNGVVWTKTLV, encoded by the exons ATGACGCATGCCATTCTTTTCCTTGGTCTTCTAATAGTTGCTTACTTTGGT GATTCTCAAGCTGAAAATGCCTTCTCACAATATTGGGAAGAGCATATTGGTCTTCCAGACCCTCCACAGTGGTTAATTTCAAAGACTTCTCCATTAAGCCTTGATCAGCTGGCAATGTTTATGAAACTTATGGAGGAAAATGAATTGGCTTCCCACATGCATTCATTCTGTAAGCAGGCTAATGTTGCTTGTTCTACAAATGCATTGATGAAGAAGATCTATGACACAAACTTGCCATCAATAATCCCATTGACTGATGCCAAAAAGATATATGAAGGCCTTCCAGAGGAAACACCCATGTCAATTGCCAGCCAAGGGGGATTGCTCTTTTTTCGGGAGTCAGTAGTGAAAGAGAGAAATGTTATGCCTATCCCTGATCTAAGAGACCCAATGTCATATATATCATTTTTGCCGCGCCCTTTGGcatcaaaaatcccattttctttTGCCAGGATCGACGAATTAAAGAAGCTTTTTGGTGTGGTGGATGATTCAAACATGGATGAGTACATTCAAGACACCCTCAAGATATGTGAGAAAAGCTCCATTCAATGCTTACATTGCACTTGTGCTACTTCTGCTGAGGATCTCATTGATTTTATTATTGAGAAATTAGGGCACCATGTAGGAATATGGAGTACTGAGAATGTTGAAGGATCTtatgagaatgtcacaattggaGCTATGAAACTAATATATGGAAACCTCTCTGAACCACCAGTCATATGTCATAGTCAACCATTCCCATTTCAAGTCTATTTTTGCCACATTTTACAAAAAGTGAAAGTATATGCAGTTGATATACATGCCCGGAAGAAGGTGAATCATGCTATCATGGCATGCCACTATGATACATCAACTTGGAATCCAAACCATCTTGCTTTTAAGCTATTGGGTTTTGGCCCAGGCCTAATTGAAGTCTGTCATTGGATGAACAAGAATGGAGTGGTCTGGACAAAGACTCTAGTTTGA